The Zygosaccharomyces rouxii strain CBS732 chromosome A complete sequence genome window below encodes:
- the PEX32 gene encoding Pex32p (similar to uniprot|P38292 Saccharomyces cerevisiae YBR168W PEX32 Peroxisomal integral membrane protein involved in negative regulation of peroxisome size partially functionally redundant with Pex31p genetic interactions suggest action at a step downstream of steps mediated by Pex28p and Pex29p): MSTCVSLKVRKVNLHYKTVHQPKSDMAKEASDYYCRAHFIYHHGQKPSLTLVTPATMSSVLHRIYPLLLIADATLSNLMWICEDLCLPFIHLVMVLMVVNFLCEDLQVDISHIAQLWLGLMSLFFLAFSVAYYILTLYQDLLYESEPPTVDDIVIVLESVVDKLETIQHEGLSVNKRRALQLAVLLTPLHWGLIKLVSMKNYCMGFTLMCILYHSNWFQCTLKLFWRILLTRKVYYGLERLFNGHGPFPKKPVDFFRAISSSEYIYRMALPHDVKALHSHKLQLRLQQLFPWDKPLHNDENGSDLMVIEFKINENQRKWQADGWTARMLPYERTKYSIELGGKINTCHSPWQFQESDLKNWSWLDDCWRPTDWIYSDTNWDFKGVHDSLDCCTRTRAWKRRVYRLME; this comes from the coding sequence ATGAGTACTTGTGTTAGTTTAAAGGTCCGAAAAGTTAACCTACACTATAAGACAGTGCATCAACCCAAAAGTGATATGGCTAAAGAAGCATCGGATTATTATTGTCGTGCACATTTCATCTACCACCACGGTCAGAAACCTTCTTTGACTTTGGTGACGCCAGCTACCATGTCGAGCGTCCTGCATAGAATATATCCACTACTACTCATAGCAGATGCAACTCTGAGCAATCTCATGTGGATATGTGAGGATTTATGCCTTCCCTTTATTCATTTAGTAATGGTTCTAATGGTGGTGAACTTTTTATGTGAAGATTTACAAGTAGACATTAGTCACATTGCCCAATTATGGTTAGGTTTAATGagtcttttctttctagCGTTCTCAGTGGCTTATTATATATTGACACTTTATCAAGACTTGCTTTACGAATCAGAACCTCCAACAGTAGACGACATTGTAATTGTGTTGGAATCTGTAGTGGATAAACTAGAAACCATACAACATGAAGGGTTGAGTGTGAATAAGAGGCGAGCATTGCAATTAGCAGTATTGTTAACACCACTGCATTGGGGTTTAATCAAATTAGTGTCGATGAAGAACTATTGTATGGGGTTTACTTTAATGTGTATTCTGTACCATTCAAATTGGTTCCAATGTACTTTAAAACTGTTTTGGAGAATTCTGTTGACACGAAAGGTTTATTATGGACTGGAGAGGCTCTTTAATGGTCACGGTCCATTCCCCAAGAAACCAGTGGATTTTTTTAGGGCCATTAGTAGTAGTGAATACATCTATCGAATGGCCTTACCTCATGATGTAAAAGCTCTTCATAGCCATAAGTTACAATTAAGATTACAGCAATTATTTCCCTGGGATAAACCGCTACacaatgatgaaaatggcTCTGATTTGATGGTAATTGAgtttaaaatcaatgaaaACCAAAGGAAATGGCAAGCAGACGGCTGGACCGCCCGCATGTTACCTTATGAGAGAACTAAATATTCCATTGAACTTGGTGGGAAGATAAACACATGCCATTCCCCATGGCAGTTTCAAGAATCTGATCTTAAAAATTGGTCATGGCTTGACGATTGCTGGAGACCTACAGATTGGATTTATTCTGATACTAATTGGGATTTCAAAGGTGTGCACGATTCATTAGACTGCTGCACTAGAACAAGAGCCTGGAAACGCAGAGTCTACCGCCTGATGGAATAA
- the DPC25 gene encoding Dpc25p (similar to uniprot|Q02873 Saccharomyces cerevisiae YPL107W Hypothetical ORF): MRCVESIAMQGIMFSQVSRRFLSVSPRLNMTFEGNKEGLAGTAEERMSHIFGAGRLRGEPPKSSSRRIRGESRLIAGVQVPSRPVEPDNCCMSGCINCVWELFNDDIREWRRRRKEAAQRIKDTEDIWPRDWSPPLPYLSLKNVPESLKTEKIHMDRQRKNQKQKNISTASLFPQREGPLPKTVQEAKRRNLQEREKEPEKQEATDTSKGSSSEEPIYDDDDGWQNVPVYIRAFAEFERTKKLQRLQAQEQNQT; the protein is encoded by the coding sequence ATGCGGTGTGTCGAATCCATTGCCATGCAAGGAATAATGTTTAGCCAGGTGAGCCGGCGGTTCCTTAGTGTCTCCCCTCGTCTCAACATGACTTTCGAGGGTAATAAAGAGGGACTAGCAGGTACTGCAGAAGAAAGAATGTCACATATCTTTGGTGCTGGTAGATTAAGAGGTGAACCACCAAAGTCATCAAGTAGAAGAATAAGAGGTGAAAGCAGATTGATTGCGGGTGTTCAAGTGCCATCAAGGCCCGTTGAACCTGATAATTGTTGCATGTCAGGTTGTATAAACTGCGTTTGGGAGCTGTTTAACGATGATATAAGAGAGTGGAGACGCAGGAGGAAAGAAGCAGCTCAGAGAATTAAGGACACTGAGGATATTTGGCCAAGAGATTGGAGTCCACCCTTACCGTATTTAAGTTTAAAGAATGTACCTGAGTCCCTGAAGACTGAAAAGATTCATATGGATAGACAGCGAAAGAaccaaaaacaaaagaatattAGCACTGCAAGTCTTTTCCCTCAAAGAGAAGGGCCTTTGCCAAAAACTGTTCAAGAGGCCAAGAGAAGAAACTTACAGGAGAGGGAAAAAGAGCCAGAAAAACAAGAGGCTACAGATACTTCGAAGGGAAGTAGCAGTGAAGAACCTATttatgacgatgatgatggttGGCAAAATGTTCCAGTTTACATTAGAGCTTTTGCggaatttgaaagaaccaAAAAGCTTCAAAGGTTGCAGGCACAAGAACAGAACCAAACTTAG
- the POP7 gene encoding ribonuclease P/MRP protein subunit POP7 (similar to uniprot|P38291 Saccharomyces cerevisiae YBR167C POP7 Subunit of both RNase MRP which cleaves pre-rRNA and nuclear RNase P which cleaves tRNA precursors to generate mature 5' ends), producing MAKLIKKHPTVKSISHKQVHSTLYLKSKTPYVSALKRINKFLANVNRTGSTYVIVLGMGKAVEKALSLACHFQDQLQKRVEILTKSVDVMDELSNDDDDDPPDVDTELRKRTISGVEIRIYP from the coding sequence ATGGCTAAACTGATCAAGAAGCATCCTACAGTTAAATCTATTTCTCATAAGCAAGTTCATTCAACTCTATATCTTAAATCAAAGACACCTTATGTCAGTGCACTCAAGAGAATTAACAAGTTTTTAGCCAATGTTAATAGAACCGGTTCCACATATGTTATAGTGCTGGGAATGGGTAAAGCTGTGGAAAAGGCATTAAGTCTTGCGTGCCATTTTCAAGACCAGTTACAGAAGAGAGTCGAAATTCTGACCAAGAGTGTAGATGTAATGGACGAATTGTCCAacgacgatgatgacgatCCACCAGACGTGGATACTGAATTGCGAAAAAGGACTATCAGCGGTGTGGAAATTCGAATATACCCATGA
- a CDS encoding uncharacterized protein (similar to uniprot|Q02872 Saccharomyces cerevisiae YPL108W Hypothetical ORF), whose protein sequence is MLWGRLIRMAMSDSEVVGSMEAVPVPAPVTTGPATSTISVDGITGEVTVRKASGKVKVRKGQSKEEYENQLHDYFQLNGGPRKTEEKWMDEVDPLRLLQEKDLTIKLNRQSLSNFCERLYYQRRYDECLTLGEELLRRYQEVNKKNKMQREIEELEYMVKRSKGK, encoded by the coding sequence ATGCTTTGGGGAAGGCTAATTCGAATGGCTATGAGTGATTCCGAAGTTGTTGGCAGTATGGAGGCTGTTCCTGTTCCTGCTCCTGTAACTACAGGTCCTGCAACTAGTACAATCTCGGTAGATGGGATTACCGGTGAAGTTACTGTACGTAAGGCTAGTGGTAAAGTCAAAGTACGCAAGGGTCAGTCTAAGgaagaatatgaaaatCAGTTGCATGACTATTTCCAGTTGAATGGAGGTCCCAGAAAAACTGAAGAGAAATGGATGGATGAAGTAGACCCTCTGCGATTGTTGCAGGAAAAGGATTTAACCATTAAACTAAACAGACAATCATTGAGTAATTTCTGCGAGAGGCTGTACTATCAAAGACGTTATGATGAGTGCCTGACATTAGGTGAAGAACTTCTACGACGCTACCAAGAGGTgaataagaagaataagATGCAAAGAGAGAtcgaagaattagaatACATGGTAAAACGTTCTAAGGGTAAATAG